The following coding sequences lie in one Mucilaginibacter sp. KACC 22773 genomic window:
- a CDS encoding MBL fold metallo-hydrolase, translating to MAKVISFENNPYQENTYVLYDETGECAIIDPGMYTATEQNAVANFIKDNNLKPVLLLNTHCHIDHVLGNKFVFDKYGLKPKFHQGELPVLTAVVSYAPQMGIRYEVSPLPDEYLPETGNIKFGNTVLGLIFAPGHSPASLCFYDKAANMLIGGDVLFRRSIGRTDLPGGNFNQLIDNIENKLFALPDDCTVYPGHGPETTIGYEKQNNPFLS from the coding sequence ATGGCAAAAGTTATATCATTTGAGAACAACCCTTACCAGGAAAACACTTATGTTTTATATGACGAAACCGGCGAATGCGCAATTATTGATCCGGGAATGTATACGGCTACCGAGCAAAATGCGGTAGCGAATTTTATAAAGGATAATAATTTAAAACCGGTTTTACTGCTGAATACCCATTGCCACATTGACCATGTATTGGGTAATAAATTTGTATTTGATAAATACGGGCTTAAACCCAAATTTCACCAGGGCGAGTTGCCGGTGCTGACCGCTGTAGTATCATATGCCCCGCAAATGGGTATCAGGTACGAGGTATCGCCACTGCCGGATGAATACCTGCCCGAAACAGGCAACATAAAGTTTGGCAATACTGTTTTAGGGCTCATCTTCGCCCCCGGCCATTCGCCGGCATCGCTGTGCTTTTATGATAAAGCAGCCAATATGTTAATTGGCGGCGATGTATTGTTCAGGCGAAGTATTGGCCGTACCGATTTACCCGGCGGTAATTTTAACCAACTGATAGACAACATCGAAAACAAACTATTTGCCCTACCTGATGATTGTACCGTTTACCCGGGCCACGGCCCCGAAACAACTATTGGTTACGAAAAACAAAACAACCCTTTCTTAAGTTAA
- a CDS encoding ABC transporter permease — protein sequence MNTSVYIAKRYLFSGKKMHAINIISGISMLGVLVGSAALIIILSVFNGFEKVILSLYSNFTPEIKIETRLGKTFDPNTPYFTSLHNDPQLFSFTQVLQEKALIKYGDKPFLGTVKGVSDDFLKNKQLDSTVQNGSFTLKSGGRNFAVIGSSIQGSLGINVHDELLPIQIFSPSRTAVNSANPLDEFRVRSINVSGVFGIQQDFDDIVVTPIEFARDLLDQPKEVSSLELTYKKGTDVTSVQNKIIDAIGKNFTVKNRKQQNTELYKTLNYERWSIFMILTFVLIIAIFNIIGSLTMLVIDKRADIAILSSLGANKMLIQGIFFFEGMMISIFGCIVGIALGLGVCLVQQHYGLIKMGATLTVLDAYPIDLEIADFGLVFLTVGAISVIASGISARLSIKGLDEIKQDL from the coding sequence TTGAACACCTCGGTTTACATAGCAAAAAGATACTTATTTTCGGGCAAGAAGATGCACGCCATCAATATCATTTCGGGCATATCTATGCTGGGAGTGTTGGTTGGCAGCGCTGCTTTGATTATTATTTTATCGGTGTTTAACGGGTTCGAGAAAGTGATCCTGTCGCTTTATAGCAATTTTACGCCCGAGATTAAGATTGAGACCCGCCTGGGCAAAACCTTTGATCCTAATACGCCGTATTTTACTTCACTGCATAATGATCCTCAATTGTTTTCGTTCACCCAGGTGTTACAGGAAAAAGCATTAATAAAATATGGAGATAAACCATTTTTAGGTACGGTTAAAGGTGTAAGCGACGATTTTTTAAAAAATAAACAATTGGATAGCACAGTGCAAAATGGCTCCTTTACCCTTAAAAGCGGGGGGCGAAATTTCGCGGTTATCGGGTCGTCCATTCAGGGCAGCCTTGGCATTAATGTACATGACGAATTATTGCCGATACAAATATTTTCGCCAAGTCGTACTGCTGTAAATTCGGCAAACCCGCTTGATGAGTTCAGGGTGCGCTCCATAAATGTCTCGGGTGTATTCGGTATCCAACAGGATTTTGATGACATTGTGGTAACCCCTATTGAGTTTGCCCGCGATTTGCTGGATCAGCCTAAAGAAGTGAGCTCATTAGAACTTACTTACAAAAAAGGGACCGATGTAACATCGGTACAAAACAAAATAATTGATGCCATAGGGAAAAACTTCACGGTAAAAAACCGAAAGCAGCAAAATACCGAGCTTTATAAAACCCTGAACTATGAGCGATGGAGCATTTTTATGATATTGACTTTTGTGCTTATTATTGCAATATTCAATATCATTGGCTCGTTAACCATGCTGGTTATTGATAAGCGCGCAGATATTGCCATTTTAAGTAGCCTGGGGGCCAATAAAATGCTGATACAGGGCATTTTCTTTTTTGAAGGGATGATGATATCGATATTTGGCTGTATTGTTGGTATTGCCCTGGGCCTGGGCGTTTGCCTGGTGCAACAGCACTATGGTTTAATAAAAATGGGGGCTACGTTAACCGTACTGGATGCCTACCCGATCGACCTGGAAATAGCCGATTTTGGGTTGGTTTTTTTAACAGTTGGCGCCATTTCTGTAATCGCATCAGGAATAAGTGCACGATTAAGCATCAAAGGATTGGACGAAATCAAACAGGATTTGTAA
- the rbfA gene encoding 30S ribosome-binding factor RbfA has translation MESKRQQKFAGVIQEDLAAIFQREGMNYLPNTLVTITKVRVTPDLAIARIFLSFFGNTNLQLALQTIKLHASEIRYKLGARIKDQVRIIPQLEFFVDDTSEYVERMDKIFDKISKEERQPDTE, from the coding sequence ATGGAATCAAAACGTCAGCAAAAATTTGCAGGGGTGATACAGGAAGACCTGGCCGCCATTTTTCAGCGCGAAGGCATGAACTATTTGCCTAATACCCTGGTAACTATAACCAAAGTACGTGTTACCCCCGATTTAGCCATAGCGCGTATATTTTTAAGCTTTTTTGGCAATACCAATTTGCAGCTGGCCCTGCAAACCATTAAGCTGCACGCCTCCGAAATTCGTTACAAACTGGGCGCCCGTATTAAAGACCAGGTAAGGATTATCCCCCAACTGGAGTTTTTTGTGGATGATACCAGCGAATATGTAGAACGGATGGACAAAATTTTCGACAAAATAAGCAAGGAAGAGCGCCAGCCCGATACCGAATAG
- a CDS encoding peptidoglycan DD-metalloendopeptidase family protein: MDRHQQLKTYLQNNPGAIGKVVDYDAGTDRLFPLDFTANNTELSTEIIADTQRFTNWVSDKLKANNCRYGIGGYMEHRTIYAVSAHFDTEDEPRRLHLGVDIWGPAGTPIYTPLNGKVHSFQDNNNLGDYGPCIILQHNLDGLILYSLYGHLSRKSLEGLTIGMAVKKDQQIGTLGDNAENGQWPPHLHFQLMFDIEGKFGDYPGVCKYSEMEKYRANVPDPGLVLGF, from the coding sequence ATGGACCGGCACCAACAGCTGAAGACCTATTTACAAAACAACCCCGGTGCCATTGGCAAAGTGGTTGATTACGATGCCGGCACCGACCGGCTTTTTCCGTTGGATTTTACCGCCAACAATACCGAATTGAGTACGGAAATTATTGCCGATACCCAACGGTTTACCAATTGGGTAAGCGATAAACTAAAAGCCAATAACTGCCGCTACGGCATTGGCGGCTACATGGAGCACCGCACTATTTATGCGGTAAGCGCTCATTTTGATACGGAAGATGAACCGCGGCGCCTGCATTTGGGTGTTGATATCTGGGGGCCGGCAGGTACGCCCATTTATACACCGCTCAATGGCAAAGTACATAGTTTCCAGGATAACAACAACCTGGGCGATTATGGGCCATGCATCATCCTGCAACATAACCTTGATGGTTTAATACTGTATAGCCTTTATGGTCACCTGAGCCGTAAAAGTTTGGAGGGGTTAACTATTGGTATGGCTGTTAAAAAAGATCAGCAAATAGGCACACTTGGCGACAATGCTGAAAACGGCCAATGGCCGCCACACCTGCATTTTCAGCTCATGTTTGATATCGAAGGTAAGTTTGGCGACTATCCCGGGGTATGTAAATATTCCGAGATGGAAAAGTACAGGGCCAATGTGCCTGATCCGGGATTGGTGTTGGGGTTTTAA
- a CDS encoding energy transducer TonB family protein, with product MLITVTAIVAVFTAGAQPAFKGGQGALNDFLKSKIVYPEYSSRNCISGTVNVSFRLDKQGRVTDAKVQQGPGIDLDDEALRVIKLTSGLWTLPAGYNPTTNLVQPIRFDPDQTLCGQSTIKDMQAAITDYKNRQELENAVTNYYINKYQGKADLSKDATIIALKKQLGFDDELIADILSKANEKVKQNDMEGACTDWNFIRNIGSDKADSFIQKYCSKKP from the coding sequence ATGCTCATCACTGTAACAGCAATAGTGGCAGTATTTACCGCCGGCGCCCAGCCTGCTTTTAAAGGAGGGCAAGGGGCATTGAACGATTTTTTGAAATCGAAAATAGTTTATCCGGAATATTCGAGCCGTAATTGTATTTCGGGTACGGTAAACGTGTCTTTCAGGCTGGATAAACAAGGCCGGGTAACCGATGCCAAAGTACAGCAAGGCCCTGGTATTGACCTGGATGACGAAGCCCTGCGGGTTATTAAACTTACTTCCGGCCTATGGACGCTGCCTGCAGGCTATAACCCCACAACCAACCTGGTGCAGCCCATCAGGTTTGACCCTGATCAAACGCTTTGCGGGCAATCAACCATAAAAGACATGCAGGCCGCAATTACTGATTATAAAAACCGGCAGGAACTTGAAAATGCTGTTACCAATTATTACATCAACAAATACCAGGGCAAGGCCGATCTATCCAAAGATGCTACCATCATAGCCCTTAAAAAGCAACTGGGCTTTGATGACGAGTTGATAGCCGATATACTCAGCAAGGCCAACGAGAAGGTAAAGCAAAATGACATGGAAGGCGCCTGTACCGACTGGAATTTTATCCGTAACATAGGCAGCGATAAGGCCGATAGCTTTATCCAAAAATATTGCAGCAAAAAGCCCTGA
- a CDS encoding thioredoxin family protein, whose amino-acid sequence MKKMFLIALVFAFGLGAKAQDKPHIYNPNADAGAEITAAVKQAAKQHKNVLLQIGGNWCSWCIKFNNQVTADSALNTYMNQSYVVLHVNYSQENTNDAVMTNLGYPQRFGFPVFIVLDDKGNRLHTQNSEYLEEGKGYSKDKILGFFKAWSPGALDPKNYNKIK is encoded by the coding sequence ATGAAAAAAATGTTTTTAATTGCACTTGTGTTTGCATTTGGTTTAGGTGCCAAGGCGCAGGACAAACCCCATATATACAACCCAAACGCCGATGCAGGGGCCGAAATTACTGCCGCAGTTAAACAGGCGGCTAAGCAGCACAAAAATGTACTGCTGCAAATTGGGGGCAATTGGTGTAGTTGGTGCATAAAATTTAATAACCAGGTAACAGCCGATAGTGCCCTTAATACCTATATGAACCAAAGCTACGTTGTTTTGCACGTGAACTACAGCCAGGAAAACACCAACGATGCCGTAATGACAAACCTGGGATACCCCCAGCGCTTTGGTTTCCCGGTATTTATAGTATTGGATGATAAAGGCAACCGCCTGCATACCCAAAACTCCGAGTACCTGGAGGAGGGTAAAGGTTATAGTAAAGACAAAATATTGGGATTTTTTAAAGCCTGGTCGCCCGGGGCGCTTGATCCTAAAAATTACAATAAAATCAAATAA
- a CDS encoding ISAon1 family transposase N-terminal region protein, protein MDVRSSESGQLNIYLEEKNLAPSGYEKPQLESRGFLPETAIQDFPIRGHKVALCIKRRRWEVKASGEIITRDWDLVRKGARMTTEFGTFLKGIFG, encoded by the coding sequence ATGGATGTTCGCTCATCTGAGAGCGGGCAATTGAACATTTACCTGGAAGAAAAGAACCTTGCTCCATCAGGTTATGAGAAGCCACAACTGGAATCCAGGGGCTTCTTACCGGAAACGGCCATACAGGATTTTCCTATTCGTGGCCATAAAGTAGCGCTTTGTATCAAAAGACGCAGATGGGAAGTAAAAGCAAGTGGTGAGATCATTACAAGAGACTGGGATTTAGTAAGGAAGGGAGCGCGGATGACTACAGAATTCGGCACTTTTTTAAAAGGTATATTTGGATAA
- a CDS encoding ISAon1 family transposase codes for MDNHPISSHLLGKLYEVDGKQLGQQYKDHLSDFHSWGQKWHAEEWMLFADNIGPYLSIDETALSNGELYTIVTNKEAKGGKKAIVAMIKGTQAEQIMAVLERVPVRKRNKVKEVTMDMAANMIKAIRRCFSNAVRVVDRFHVQKLAYDAAQEARIKYRWEALEQENKAIEDAKKNKQSYQPEVFSNGDTLKQLLARSRYLLFKHPSKWTVSQKERADLLFPRYPLLLKAYNLSVRLGQIFTICKDKQQAFKRLAIWYNDVEDAGIESFKTVARSVKSHYESILNFFDNRSTNASAESFNAKLKAFRASLRGVRDTSFFLFRLAKIYA; via the coding sequence TTGGATAATCATCCTATTAGCAGCCATTTGTTAGGCAAGTTATATGAGGTGGACGGCAAGCAGCTCGGTCAGCAATATAAAGATCACCTGAGTGATTTTCACAGCTGGGGTCAGAAATGGCATGCAGAGGAGTGGATGCTGTTTGCAGATAATATAGGCCCTTACCTGAGTATAGATGAAACCGCCTTAAGCAACGGAGAACTGTATACCATTGTTACCAATAAAGAAGCCAAAGGTGGTAAAAAGGCTATCGTAGCGATGATAAAAGGCACACAGGCCGAACAGATTATGGCTGTACTGGAGCGAGTACCTGTCCGTAAAAGGAATAAAGTTAAGGAAGTGACGATGGATATGGCTGCTAACATGATCAAGGCTATCCGCAGGTGCTTTTCTAATGCTGTGCGTGTTGTTGACCGGTTCCATGTACAAAAGCTGGCCTATGATGCTGCACAGGAAGCAAGGATCAAATATCGCTGGGAAGCATTAGAGCAAGAGAACAAAGCAATAGAGGACGCTAAAAAAAACAAGCAAAGCTATCAGCCTGAAGTATTTAGCAACGGGGATACTTTAAAACAATTACTGGCCAGAAGCAGGTATCTGCTATTTAAACACCCATCTAAGTGGACTGTATCACAGAAAGAAAGAGCTGATCTGTTGTTTCCAAGGTATCCCTTGCTGCTCAAAGCCTACAACCTGTCAGTCCGGCTGGGGCAGATTTTCACTATCTGTAAAGACAAGCAGCAGGCGTTTAAAAGACTGGCAATCTGGTATAATGATGTAGAAGATGCAGGAATTGAATCTTTTAAAACCGTTGCAAGATCTGTCAAATCGCATTATGAATCTATCCTAAACTTCTTCGATAACAGAAGTACCAACGCCTCGGCAGAATCTTTCAATGCTAAGCTCAAAGCTTTTAGAGCATCTTTAAGAGGTGTAAGAGATACTTCTTTCTTCTTATTCAGACTTGCTAAAATATATGCCTGA
- a CDS encoding LytR/AlgR family response regulator transcription factor — protein MNIVIIEDEGLVADDLELNIRKLMDEPVNIVQIKSVKEGLAYFKTAEAPDLIFSDIQLGDGLSFEIFVAGLLLVPVIFCTAYDAYALDAFKANGIDYILKPFTSKTLNDALQKYGRLKQLFSTDQTPQYEALIQMLAGKDTQRAASVLVYHQDKIIPVNLDDIAMFYLANEITHLLTFSGKTFYPNKNLDELERISGNYFFRANRQYLVCRKAITDVSNFFSRKLSINLNVPFGEKVIVSKGKAPQFLSWLAKG, from the coding sequence ATGAACATCGTAATCATTGAAGATGAAGGCCTGGTTGCCGACGACCTGGAGCTGAACATCAGGAAACTGATGGATGAACCCGTGAATATTGTACAAATAAAGTCGGTTAAAGAGGGCCTGGCATATTTCAAGACCGCCGAAGCACCGGACTTGATTTTTAGCGACATTCAATTGGGCGACGGGCTTAGTTTTGAAATTTTTGTTGCCGGGCTTCTTTTAGTACCTGTTATTTTTTGCACCGCCTATGACGCGTATGCCTTGGATGCTTTCAAAGCCAATGGAATAGATTATATTCTAAAACCTTTTACCAGCAAAACGCTGAACGACGCCCTTCAAAAGTACGGGCGGTTAAAGCAATTGTTTTCTACAGATCAAACGCCACAATACGAGGCCCTGATTCAGATGCTGGCCGGCAAGGATACACAAAGGGCAGCCTCGGTATTGGTTTATCATCAAGACAAGATAATTCCGGTTAATTTGGATGATATAGCCATGTTTTACCTGGCCAATGAAATTACTCACTTACTTACATTCTCAGGGAAAACGTTTTATCCAAATAAAAACCTCGACGAACTGGAACGAATTTCGGGGAATTACTTTTTTAGGGCAAACAGGCAATACCTGGTTTGCCGAAAAGCAATTACAGATGTATCCAATTTTTTTTCGCGAAAGCTTTCTATAAACCTTAATGTGCCTTTTGGCGAAAAGGTAATTGTAAGCAAAGGTAAAGCCCCTCAGTTTCTTAGCTGGCTTGCAAAAGGCTGA
- a CDS encoding sensor histidine kinase: protein MHEKLPVKRLNRLSWLLSVIIGVIFYLIISRSGSAEPVLPYTLLTMSGILLVGYADVGLMVILLVRYPLRSKKFTLYRRLLTYPVSVFIYLALWPVFAYVAHKKWSFWDVGLFFAFVGSGIVINTMIMLLHDSVLLYEHKLYSELELSRLKAANAEATNLLLKQQIQPHFLFNALNTLKALYHKDVQTADNYIVHMANFLRASIFHHTSNVSKLEDEVSLLFDYLEMQRIRFGAALNCTITLPEETLKGYYLPSFSLQPLLENAIKHNNFTREDPLCVTISQQDDWLVISNNRQVKNIKVASTNYGLANLAERYHIWSGDDIIIKEEPNSFSVTIKLLKNEHRNH, encoded by the coding sequence ATGCATGAAAAATTACCCGTAAAACGTTTAAATCGCTTAAGCTGGTTACTATCGGTAATTATCGGCGTTATCTTTTACCTCATCATTTCCCGCAGCGGTTCTGCAGAGCCTGTATTACCTTATACGCTATTAACCATGTCGGGTATTTTGTTGGTTGGTTATGCCGATGTTGGCCTTATGGTTATTCTGTTGGTGCGCTATCCGTTACGGTCAAAAAAATTTACTTTGTACCGCCGCTTGCTAACCTACCCGGTAAGCGTATTTATTTACCTGGCATTATGGCCCGTTTTTGCTTATGTGGCCCATAAAAAATGGTCGTTTTGGGATGTTGGTTTGTTTTTTGCCTTTGTTGGGTCGGGTATTGTGATTAATACAATGATTATGCTTTTGCACGATTCGGTTTTGCTATACGAGCATAAACTATATAGCGAGCTGGAACTTTCAAGGCTGAAGGCGGCCAATGCCGAGGCTACCAACCTGCTGTTAAAACAGCAGATACAGCCTCATTTTCTGTTCAACGCGTTAAATACCCTTAAGGCCTTGTATCATAAGGATGTGCAAACTGCTGATAATTATATTGTGCACATGGCTAATTTTTTAAGGGCATCCATATTTCATCATACATCAAACGTATCCAAATTGGAGGATGAAGTGAGCCTGTTATTTGATTACCTGGAAATGCAGCGGATAAGGTTTGGAGCCGCGCTAAATTGTACCATTACGCTGCCCGAAGAAACCTTAAAAGGGTACTACCTGCCATCGTTTTCGTTACAACCACTGTTGGAGAACGCCATTAAACACAATAATTTTACCCGGGAAGATCCGCTTTGCGTAACTATTAGTCAGCAGGACGACTGGTTGGTTATCAGCAATAACCGGCAGGTAAAAAACATTAAAGTTGCATCAACCAATTACGGCCTGGCCAACCTGGCCGAAAGATACCACATATGGTCGGGAGATGATATTATTATTAAAGAAGAACCGAACTCGTTTTCGGTAACTATAAAATTGTTAAAGAATGAACATCGTAATCATTGA
- a CDS encoding DUF2141 domain-containing protein: MKKTTVFGINMLIGLLFISLASYIQAPETQVKITGIRSAGGKIILNVFKDDESYNKEQPYKKVTFDKKAINNGTLTVMVKLEPGMYGITLIDDENENGKIDKNFIRMPKEGFGFSNFFMEKLKKPAFDDFKVDLKSPAKIDIRVKYM; the protein is encoded by the coding sequence ATGAAAAAAACAACCGTATTCGGTATCAACATGCTTATTGGCCTGCTGTTTATCTCCCTTGCTTCTTATATACAGGCCCCGGAAACACAAGTTAAAATTACCGGGATCAGATCTGCCGGGGGCAAAATCATTCTTAATGTTTTTAAAGATGATGAAAGCTACAACAAAGAGCAGCCTTACAAAAAGGTCACATTTGATAAGAAAGCAATTAACAACGGTACACTGACAGTGATGGTTAAACTGGAGCCGGGCATGTATGGCATAACCCTTATCGACGACGAAAATGAAAACGGAAAAATTGACAAAAATTTCATACGAATGCCCAAAGAAGGTTTCGGTTTTTCCAACTTTTTTATGGAAAAGCTCAAAAAGCCGGCATTCGATGATTTTAAGGTCGATTTGAAATCCCCTGCTAAAATCGACATCAGGGTAAAATATATGTAA
- a CDS encoding DUF4397 domain-containing protein — translation MKTSAIYRKLLTGIAMLTAAVSFSSCEKNTIDPSGQFNIKVVNAASTSGPQSFTIANSVLVSGGLKYTYASPYITTASGKRLVMEFKDEGSSNVYASGELYTTNGVSFTVYMAGKGSSARVKSFEDDLATPNNGKVKIKFIHLSDNAPSDINIKDASGDDLVTNISRNIASGYKYVDPGTLTVQLYGTASRKNIGNFNIADLQAGKIYSLYFSDASDGSLSINKVLHN, via the coding sequence ATGAAAACATCAGCAATTTATAGAAAACTATTAACGGGTATAGCAATGCTCACCGCAGCCGTATCTTTTTCATCCTGCGAAAAAAACACCATCGACCCTTCGGGGCAATTCAATATAAAAGTAGTTAATGCGGCATCAACTTCGGGACCTCAGAGTTTTACAATTGCTAATTCGGTACTGGTAAGCGGCGGACTTAAATATACCTATGCCTCCCCTTACATTACTACCGCTTCGGGCAAAAGACTGGTTATGGAATTTAAAGATGAAGGATCAAGCAATGTTTATGCATCCGGTGAGCTTTATACTACAAATGGTGTAAGTTTTACGGTGTATATGGCAGGCAAGGGATCATCGGCCCGGGTTAAATCTTTTGAAGATGACCTGGCTACGCCTAATAATGGAAAGGTAAAAATTAAGTTTATTCATTTAAGCGATAACGCGCCGTCGGATATCAATATCAAAGATGCATCAGGCGATGACCTTGTAACCAATATAAGCAGGAATATTGCAAGCGGTTACAAATATGTTGATCCGGGAACGCTAACGGTTCAGCTATATGGCACGGCCTCCAGGAAAAATATCGGCAATTTTAATATTGCCGACCTCCAGGCGGGTAAAATATATTCCCTGTACTTCAGCGATGCAAGCGATGGCAGCCTTAGTATAAATAAGGTGCTGCACAATTAA
- a CDS encoding sigma-70 family RNA polymerase sigma factor, with protein sequence MKILNDAQLMELLVMGNKEALELLFKKYYKLLTISAFYILKNEMEAEDMVQAFFVDFWERQLFNNINSSLKAYLTTAIRNRCLKEIEKEALRQKRLADYQYTISELEEEQEVICGEINVDKILADLSVQRFQAVTLVHCQNKKYKEAAYEMGISVNSLKTHLKLAFKTMRDGVKNAR encoded by the coding sequence ATGAAAATCCTGAATGATGCTCAACTTATGGAGCTATTAGTAATGGGCAACAAGGAAGCCTTGGAACTGCTATTTAAAAAATATTACAAACTCCTTACTATATCGGCCTTTTATATTTTAAAAAATGAAATGGAAGCAGAGGATATGGTTCAGGCTTTTTTTGTCGACTTTTGGGAACGACAACTGTTTAACAATATCAACTCATCGCTAAAAGCTTATTTAACAACAGCTATCCGCAACCGTTGCTTAAAAGAAATTGAGAAAGAAGCGCTGAGGCAAAAACGATTAGCCGATTATCAATATACCATTTCGGAATTAGAAGAAGAGCAGGAAGTTATATGCGGTGAAATTAATGTGGACAAAATATTGGCCGACCTGTCTGTTCAGCGGTTCCAGGCGGTAACTTTGGTTCATTGTCAAAATAAAAAGTATAAAGAAGCTGCCTATGAAATGGGCATCAGCGTCAATTCGTTAAAAACGCACTTAAAGCTGGCCTTTAAAACCATGCGCGATGGGGTAAAAAATGCAAGGTAG
- a CDS encoding FecR family protein has protein sequence MTYNKTYIQELIIDKIAGAISEEDDHILQQAIRADPKVAKLWIEMQDALTSDKAKLFFDNIDENAAWDKIEPQIEQVKSIQSNQNKFIKWMSVAALLCITLSAVYYWQLKPVANSVAVKQRKKPAIELHMANGQQIDLSDTAKSVINTPFANLKKGANGLSYTLGDDKAQNWSTLTVPAELDYQIALSDGTQVWLNSASSLRFPFSFTGTTREVYLTGEAFFKVAKNAAHPFIVHTGQTNVQVLGTQFNVNSYNSNVTTTSLVEGSVSTSGQHNERLLLKPGYQAVYTPVTGFLKQPFDAGTELAWMHGQYYFHNQKLRDISEVLLRWFNLKVVFDDAAKAEESFSGAIEKNKPVQVFIQNLKSSAGVDATIKDDVLHVK, from the coding sequence ATGACATATAATAAAACATATATTCAGGAGCTAATAATTGACAAAATTGCAGGAGCGATAAGTGAAGAGGACGACCATATACTTCAACAGGCAATACGCGCAGACCCTAAAGTTGCAAAACTTTGGATTGAGATGCAGGATGCTTTAACCTCTGATAAAGCTAAACTCTTTTTTGACAATATAGACGAAAATGCAGCCTGGGATAAAATTGAGCCTCAAATTGAACAGGTAAAGTCAATTCAATCCAACCAAAATAAATTTATAAAATGGATGTCGGTTGCTGCATTGCTGTGCATTACGCTTTCGGCCGTTTATTATTGGCAGTTAAAACCGGTTGCCAATTCAGTAGCCGTAAAACAAAGAAAAAAGCCGGCTATAGAGTTGCACATGGCCAACGGACAACAAATTGATTTATCCGACACCGCTAAAAGCGTTATCAATACCCCGTTCGCCAATCTAAAAAAAGGGGCCAATGGCCTAAGTTATACACTTGGCGATGATAAGGCTCAAAATTGGAGTACTCTTACCGTACCTGCAGAACTGGACTACCAGATAGCCCTGTCAGATGGTACCCAGGTTTGGCTTAATTCGGCTTCAAGTTTGCGCTTTCCGTTTTCATTTACCGGCACCACCAGGGAGGTTTATTTAACGGGCGAAGCATTTTTTAAGGTAGCTAAAAACGCGGCACACCCTTTTATAGTTCATACCGGCCAAACAAATGTGCAGGTGCTTGGCACCCAGTTTAATGTAAATAGTTACAACTCCAATGTAACCACTACATCTCTTGTTGAGGGCAGTGTATCTACAAGCGGCCAGCATAACGAAAGACTTTTGCTCAAGCCCGGATACCAGGCTGTTTATACCCCTGTAACAGGCTTTTTAAAGCAGCCATTTGATGCAGGCACAGAACTGGCCTGGATGCATGGCCAATATTATTTTCATAACCAAAAACTGCGCGATATAAGTGAGGTACTACTGCGCTGGTTTAATTTAAAGGTTGTTTTTGACGATGCCGCCAAAGCCGAAGAATCATTTAGCGGCGCTATTGAAAAAAATAAACCGGTGCAGGTTTTTATTCAAAACCTAAAATCATCTGCAGGTGTGGATGCTACCATTAAAGATGATGTTTTACATGTAAAATAA